A DNA window from Streptomyces sp. 71268 contains the following coding sequences:
- a CDS encoding FAD-dependent monooxygenase: MFDVIVVGAGPTGLLLSAELRLHGVRVVVVEREPASTGQARALGLHARSVEVLDQRGLLERFLSLGQKFAVGGFFAGIDKPWPERLDTAHPYVLGIPQDVTERLLAERATELGVEFRRGLEVVGLRQDAAGVSVEMTPTGTRTPGAGSASAGPASGVPAGAGPVGDGTSLRARYVVGCDGGRSTVRKLLGVGFPGEPARTETLLGEVRVAVAPEELAAVVSEARKSCVRFGTMPLGDGMYRLIVPADGLAADRSTPPTLDELKQRVRAIAGTDFGAHSPRWLSRFGDATRLVERYRTGRVLLAGDAAHIHPPTGGMGLNLGLQDAFNLGWKLAAEVTGWAPDGLLDSYHAERHPVAAAVLDNTRAQTELLSSEPGARAVRRLVAELMDFDEVNRYLIEKITALQVRYDFGAGHPLLGSRMRDIGLKRGRLYALLHAGRGLLLDQTGRLSVAGWADRVDHVADHSEELPAPAVLLRPDGHVAWAGDDQADLRAHLPRWFGAPVPATTATPV; encoded by the coding sequence TTGTTTGACGTCATCGTGGTGGGCGCCGGGCCGACCGGTCTGCTGCTCTCGGCCGAACTGCGCCTGCACGGCGTGCGCGTGGTCGTGGTGGAGCGGGAGCCGGCGTCGACCGGGCAGGCCCGCGCGCTCGGGCTGCACGCGCGCAGCGTCGAGGTGCTGGACCAGCGCGGGCTGCTGGAGCGCTTCCTTTCGCTCGGCCAGAAGTTCGCGGTCGGCGGCTTCTTCGCCGGCATCGACAAGCCGTGGCCCGAGCGGCTCGACACCGCGCACCCGTACGTCCTCGGCATCCCGCAGGACGTCACCGAACGCCTGCTGGCCGAGCGCGCCACCGAACTCGGCGTGGAGTTCCGGCGCGGCCTGGAAGTCGTCGGCCTGCGCCAGGACGCGGCGGGCGTGAGCGTCGAGATGACGCCGACCGGCACGCGTACGCCAGGGGCGGGGTCGGCCAGCGCGGGTCCGGCCAGCGGAGTCCCGGCCGGCGCGGGCCCCGTCGGCGACGGGACGTCGCTGCGCGCCCGGTACGTCGTCGGCTGCGACGGCGGCCGCAGCACGGTGCGCAAGCTGCTCGGCGTCGGCTTCCCGGGCGAGCCCGCCCGGACCGAGACGCTGCTGGGCGAGGTGCGGGTCGCCGTCGCCCCGGAGGAGTTGGCGGCCGTGGTGAGCGAGGCCCGCAAGTCCTGCGTACGGTTCGGCACGATGCCCCTCGGGGACGGGATGTACCGGCTCATCGTGCCGGCCGACGGGTTGGCCGCCGACCGCTCGACGCCGCCCACCCTCGACGAGCTGAAGCAGCGGGTACGGGCGATCGCCGGCACCGACTTCGGCGCGCACTCGCCGCGCTGGCTCTCCCGCTTCGGCGACGCCACCCGGCTGGTCGAGCGCTACCGGACCGGTCGCGTACTGCTGGCCGGCGACGCGGCGCACATCCACCCGCCAACCGGCGGAATGGGCCTCAACCTGGGCCTCCAGGACGCGTTCAACCTGGGCTGGAAGCTGGCCGCCGAGGTGACCGGCTGGGCCCCGGACGGCCTGCTGGACAGCTACCACGCCGAGCGGCACCCGGTGGCCGCCGCCGTCCTCGACAACACCCGCGCCCAGACCGAACTGCTCTCCTCCGAGCCGGGCGCCCGGGCGGTGCGCCGGCTCGTGGCGGAGCTGATGGACTTCGACGAGGTGAACCGGTATCTGATCGAGAAGATCACCGCGCTCCAGGTCCGCTACGACTTCGGCGCCGGCCACCCGCTGCTCGGCAGCCGGATGCGCGACATCGGCCTGAAGCGGGGCCGCCTCTACGCGCTGCTGCACGCCGGTCGCGGCCTCCTGCTCGACCAGACGGGCCGGCTCTCGGTGGCCGGGTGGGCCGACCGGGTCGACCACGTGGCCGACCACAGCGAGGAGTTGCCCGCACCCGCCGTACTGCTGCGCCCCGACGGCCACGTGGCCTGGGCCGGCGACGACCAGGCGGACCTGCGCGCCCACCTGCCCCGCTGGTTCGGGGCACCCGTACCCGCCACCACCGCCACGCCGGTGTAG
- a CDS encoding MFS transporter — protein MRTAHLRRFVAARTLSLLGDRAAEAALPIVLLLVTDDPMVAGLVTAANILPTLLLSLPVGHLADTRERRRLMVGADVWRAAWGLALVWALAAPEPSVVLLVGLTFLMGCGDVLFSVSAHAYLPALVPSARIMRANAAVEAGDAAATLTGPALAGFLVARLPHPVALAVNAGSFAVSAALLARLPAAPARPAAEPGPEGHAGTWAGGRRDVLAGFRLLATERVQRVLQLAYLYLHVSAGAAVLVVVALSVQALHLGPTRVGLVLSAAGVGGLLVTLLVVRFVEHLPWGPLLGVALGGLAASFLWLSVARGFADAFCAVLCVDACSAFAFVTAGSARQVLTPAAYLGRLTAATGLVNAAVRAAGVLGCGAVLAWLGPRPAAAALGAAGLACAVPLLLARSARDSLAPRRERAA, from the coding sequence ATGCGGACCGCTCATCTTCGACGCTTTGTCGCGGCGCGCACGCTTTCCCTGCTCGGTGACCGTGCCGCGGAGGCGGCATTGCCGATCGTGCTGTTGTTGGTGACGGACGATCCGATGGTCGCCGGCCTCGTCACCGCCGCCAACATCCTGCCCACCCTGCTGCTTTCGCTTCCGGTCGGGCACCTGGCCGACACCCGCGAACGCCGGCGGCTGATGGTCGGCGCGGATGTGTGGCGGGCGGCGTGGGGGCTGGCTCTGGTGTGGGCGTTGGCCGCGCCGGAGCCGTCCGTGGTCCTGCTGGTCGGCCTGACCTTCCTGATGGGCTGCGGCGACGTGTTGTTCTCCGTGTCGGCCCACGCCTACCTGCCCGCCCTCGTGCCGTCCGCGCGCATCATGCGCGCCAACGCGGCGGTGGAGGCGGGGGACGCGGCGGCCACCCTCACCGGGCCCGCGCTCGCCGGGTTCCTCGTCGCGCGCCTCCCGCACCCGGTGGCCCTCGCGGTCAACGCCGGCTCCTTCGCCGTCTCGGCCGCCCTCCTTGCCCGCCTGCCGGCGGCGCCCGCGCGGCCCGCCGCCGAACCCGGCCCGGAGGGGCACGCCGGGACGTGGGCGGGGGGCCGGCGCGACGTGCTCGCGGGCTTCCGGCTGCTGGCGACGGAACGCGTCCAGCGGGTGCTGCAACTGGCCTACCTGTACCTGCACGTGAGCGCGGGGGCCGCCGTGCTGGTTGTCGTCGCGCTGTCCGTACAGGCGCTGCACCTCGGTCCCACCCGTGTCGGGCTGGTCCTCTCCGCGGCGGGCGTGGGTGGGCTGCTGGTGACGCTGCTGGTGGTGCGGTTCGTCGAGCACCTGCCGTGGGGGCCGCTGCTCGGGGTGGCGCTGGGCGGGCTCGCGGCGTCCTTCCTGTGGCTGTCCGTGGCGCGGGGCTTCGCGGACGCGTTCTGCGCGGTCCTGTGCGTGGACGCGTGTTCCGCCTTCGCCTTCGTCACGGCCGGCTCCGCGCGCCAGGTGCTCACCCCGGCCGCGTATCTCGGCCGGCTCACCGCCGCCACCGGGCTGGTCAACGCGGCCGTACGTGCCGCCGGCGTCCTCGGCTGCGGCGCCGTACTGGCCTGGCTCGGCCCGCGACCGGCCGCCGCCGCCCTGGGCGCGGCCGGCCTGGCCTGCGCCGTCCCCCTGCTGCTCGCCCGCTCGGCCCGCGACTCCCTGGCGCCGCGGCGGGAGCGTGCGGCATGA
- a CDS encoding cupin domain-containing protein, whose translation MTTEQHPTTQQPPAYVWATAQDAPARELFPGIRLRSLWTGENGATAHVLEMDPNSCWEGIDVHEPGPEEVFVVSGTFNDGVRDYPAGSFIHAAAGTSHVPQTKTGCTLFVFYPEG comes from the coding sequence ATGACGACAGAGCAGCACCCGACCACCCAGCAGCCGCCCGCGTACGTCTGGGCCACCGCGCAGGACGCCCCGGCCCGCGAACTCTTCCCGGGCATCCGCCTGCGCTCGCTGTGGACCGGGGAGAACGGCGCGACCGCCCACGTCCTGGAGATGGACCCGAACTCGTGTTGGGAGGGGATCGACGTGCACGAGCCGGGCCCCGAGGAGGTGTTCGTGGTCTCCGGCACCTTCAACGACGGCGTCCGCGACTACCCCGCCGGCTCCTTCATCCACGCCGCCGCCGGCACCTCCCACGTCCCCCAGACGAAGACGGGCTGCACGTTGTTCGTCTTCTACCCGGAGGGCTGA
- a CDS encoding helix-turn-helix domain-containing protein gives MHRIVALVRPPQSTFELSCAAEVFGVERPGLPTRYAFGVCTETPGPVVTRAGYDMLVADGLDALDRADTVVVPGWLPIDEPPSPAVVRALRRAHARGARVVSICSGVFALAHAGLLDGRQATTHWGHARAFADRFPTVRVDPDVLYVDHGDVATSAGAGAGIDLCLHLVRGDQGARYAAQVARSMVMPPHREGGQLQYAAPPHPEQFDGTLAPLLEWATGRLGEPVTTADLAARAGLSTRTLARRFADQLGTSPGQWLLAQRIGAARELLEGSDLPLDAVARRVGLSSATNLRRRFLGALGTTPGAYRRAFRSTSS, from the coding sequence ATGCATCGGATCGTGGCGCTGGTCCGGCCCCCGCAGTCGACCTTCGAACTCTCCTGTGCGGCCGAGGTGTTCGGGGTCGAGCGCCCGGGGCTCCCGACGCGGTACGCGTTCGGCGTGTGCACCGAGACGCCCGGGCCCGTGGTGACGCGTGCCGGGTACGACATGCTCGTGGCCGACGGGTTGGACGCGCTCGACCGGGCGGACACCGTCGTCGTCCCGGGGTGGTTGCCAATCGACGAGCCGCCGTCACCCGCCGTGGTCCGGGCCCTGCGCCGGGCGCACGCCCGCGGGGCGCGCGTGGTCAGCATCTGCTCCGGCGTCTTCGCGCTGGCGCACGCCGGGCTGCTCGACGGGCGGCAGGCCACCACGCACTGGGGGCACGCGCGGGCCTTCGCCGACCGATTCCCCACCGTCCGGGTCGACCCGGACGTGCTGTACGTGGACCACGGCGACGTGGCCACCAGCGCCGGCGCCGGCGCCGGCATCGACCTGTGCCTGCACCTGGTCCGTGGCGACCAGGGGGCCCGGTACGCCGCCCAGGTCGCGCGGAGCATGGTCATGCCGCCGCACCGCGAGGGCGGGCAGTTGCAGTACGCGGCGCCGCCGCACCCCGAGCAGTTCGACGGCACGCTCGCGCCGCTCCTGGAGTGGGCGACCGGCCGCCTCGGCGAGCCCGTGACCACCGCGGACCTGGCGGCGCGCGCGGGCCTCTCGACGCGTACCCTCGCCCGCCGGTTCGCCGACCAGCTCGGGACCAGCCCTGGGCAGTGGCTGCTCGCGCAGCGGATCGGCGCGGCCCGGGAGTTGTTGGAGGGCTCCGACCTGCCGTTGGACGCCGTGGCCCGCCGGGTCGGGCTCTCCTCGGCGACCAACCTCCGCCGGCGCTTCCTCGGCGCCCTCGGCACGACGCCCGGCGCCTACCGCCGGGCGTTCCGCTCGACGTCGAGCTGA